A single Streptomyces sp. Edi2 DNA region contains:
- a CDS encoding SidA/IucD/PvdA family monooxygenase, with protein MTATPHPETPLTTHTTSPGEPLDLAGIGIGPFNLSLAALAHPLTPLRAAFYDQRPAFHWHPGLLIDGATLQVPFLADLVTLADPASPWTFLNYLKTRERLFPFYFAERFHLHRAEYDAYCRWVSENLPSLHFGHQIDAVRWNPEHEVFEVDFTQLDTEGEAEALGRTYARNLVLGIGTTPHIPVPLRPLAEAPAVPVIHSADYLDHRDSLIGANHVTVIGAGQSGAEIFLDQLRARPAGRERLHWLARTPAFAPMEYSKLGLEHFTPDYTRYFHALPERVRDDLVPGQWQLHKGIDHATLGAIHDELYRRTLDGGWPDATLTPGVFVRTAGRVGTTKVELHLDHTQQGTRSRLTTDAVILATGYRERRMDTLLAAIDPYLRRDSGARPRIDADHRLVLDPAVTGSVYVQNAETHTHGVGTPDLGLAAWRSATILNCLTGNTPYPLPSRTAFTSFGLPQPSTGRTGMVPRQGSTLVPRR; from the coding sequence ATGACCGCCACCCCGCACCCGGAAACCCCCCTCACCACCCACACCACGAGCCCCGGTGAACCCCTCGACCTCGCGGGCATCGGCATCGGCCCCTTCAACCTCTCCCTCGCCGCCCTCGCCCACCCCCTCACCCCCCTCCGCGCCGCCTTCTACGACCAGCGCCCCGCCTTCCACTGGCACCCCGGCCTCCTGATCGACGGCGCCACCCTCCAAGTCCCCTTCCTCGCCGACCTGGTCACCCTCGCCGACCCCGCCAGCCCCTGGACCTTCCTCAACTACCTCAAAACCCGCGAACGGCTCTTCCCCTTCTACTTCGCCGAACGCTTCCACCTCCACCGCGCCGAATACGACGCCTACTGCCGCTGGGTCAGCGAAAACCTCCCCAGCCTCCACTTCGGCCACCAGATCGACGCCGTCCGCTGGAACCCCGAACACGAAGTCTTCGAAGTCGACTTCACCCAGCTCGACACCGAAGGCGAAGCCGAAGCCCTGGGCCGCACCTACGCCCGCAACCTCGTCCTCGGCATCGGCACCACCCCCCACATCCCCGTCCCCCTCCGCCCCCTCGCCGAGGCCCCCGCCGTCCCCGTCATCCACTCCGCCGACTACCTCGACCACCGCGACAGCCTCATCGGCGCCAACCACGTCACCGTCATCGGCGCCGGCCAGTCAGGCGCCGAAATCTTCCTCGACCAGCTCCGCGCCCGCCCCGCCGGCCGCGAACGCCTCCACTGGCTCGCCCGCACCCCCGCCTTCGCCCCCATGGAATACAGCAAACTCGGCCTCGAACACTTCACCCCCGACTACACCCGCTACTTCCACGCCCTGCCCGAACGCGTCCGCGACGACCTCGTCCCCGGCCAATGGCAGCTCCACAAAGGCATCGACCACGCCACCCTCGGAGCCATCCACGACGAGCTCTACCGCCGCACCCTCGACGGCGGCTGGCCCGACGCCACCCTCACCCCCGGAGTCTTCGTCCGCACCGCGGGCCGCGTCGGCACCACCAAGGTCGAACTCCACCTCGACCACACCCAGCAAGGCACCCGCTCCCGCCTCACCACCGACGCCGTCATCCTCGCCACCGGCTACCGCGAACGCCGCATGGACACCCTGCTCGCCGCCATCGACCCCTACCTACGCCGCGACTCCGGCGCCCGCCCCCGTATCGACGCCGACCACCGCCTCGTCCTCGACCCCGCCGTCACCGGCTCGGTCTACGTCCAGAACGCCGAAACCCACACCCACGGCGTCGGCACCCCCGACCTCGGCCTCGCCGCCTGGCGCAGCGCCACCATCCTCAACTGCCTCACCGGCAACACCCCCTACCCCCTCCCCAGCCGCACGGCCTTCACCAGCTTCGGCCTCCCCCAGCCGTCGACGGGACGCACCGGCATGGTCCCCCGCCAGGGCTCCACCCTCGTCCCCCGCCGCTGA
- a CDS encoding 5'-nucleotidase C-terminal domain-containing protein: protein MSLDRRKFLGRSVVTGAGVALAGAAGAPAAGAVEARGTGDHGGRGHRRERYAFTVMGTTDLHGNVFNWDYATGAEFDDAAHNDVGLAKISTLVTQVRREKGRRHTLLIDAGDTIQGTQLAYYYAKVDPITDPDGPVHPMARAMNAIGYDAAALGNHEFNYGIPVLRKFEESCDFPLLGANAVDARSLRPAFRPYVLKRLRSPRGREVTVAVLGLTNPGIAIWDKAHVQGKLAFPGLVEQAAKWVPKLRSMGADVVIVAAHSGMSGTSSYGDQLPYVENAAALVAEQVPGIDAVLVGHAHVEVPERRVVNKETGREVVLSEPLKWGQRLTLFDVAVEWHRGRWEVASVGARVLNSNAVAEDARITGLLRAEHRKVVAYVNRVIGRSKAEMTAAEAPVKDTPVLDFIAFVQAEVVRKALAGSAYASLPVLSQASCFSRTARVPEGEVTIRSMAALYPFDNTLEARVLTGAQVRAYLEFSARYYVRTAAGGPVDPSKVTNADGTPDYNYDVVSGVSYEIDIAKPAGQRIGKLMFGGKPLDDAARFVLAVNNYRASGGGNFPHVAAAEQVWSTSDEIRNLIIGWVQESGQIDPARFASVDWKLTRDGVPVF, encoded by the coding sequence ATGTCGCTCGACCGTAGGAAGTTCTTGGGGCGTTCCGTGGTGACGGGGGCCGGGGTGGCGCTCGCGGGGGCGGCGGGCGCGCCGGCGGCCGGGGCGGTGGAGGCCCGGGGCACGGGTGACCACGGTGGCCGCGGTCACCGGCGGGAGCGGTACGCCTTCACGGTCATGGGCACGACGGATCTGCACGGCAATGTCTTCAACTGGGACTACGCCACCGGCGCGGAGTTCGACGATGCGGCGCACAACGACGTCGGTCTGGCGAAGATTTCGACGCTGGTGACGCAGGTGCGGCGGGAGAAGGGCCGGCGGCACACGCTGCTGATCGATGCGGGCGACACGATTCAGGGCACCCAGCTGGCGTATTACTACGCCAAGGTGGATCCGATCACGGATCCGGACGGGCCGGTGCATCCGATGGCGCGGGCGATGAATGCGATCGGCTATGACGCCGCGGCGCTGGGGAATCATGAGTTCAATTACGGCATTCCGGTGCTGCGGAAGTTCGAGGAGAGCTGTGATTTTCCGCTGCTGGGGGCGAATGCGGTGGATGCGAGGTCGCTGCGGCCGGCGTTCCGTCCGTATGTGCTGAAGCGGTTGCGGTCACCGCGCGGCCGGGAGGTGACGGTGGCGGTGCTGGGTTTGACGAATCCGGGGATCGCGATCTGGGACAAGGCGCATGTGCAGGGGAAGCTGGCGTTTCCGGGGCTGGTGGAGCAGGCGGCGAAGTGGGTACCGAAGCTGCGGTCGATGGGCGCGGATGTGGTGATCGTGGCGGCGCATTCCGGGATGAGCGGTACGTCGTCGTACGGGGATCAGTTGCCGTATGTGGAGAATGCGGCGGCGTTGGTGGCGGAGCAGGTGCCGGGGATCGATGCGGTGTTGGTGGGGCATGCGCATGTGGAGGTTCCCGAGCGGCGGGTGGTGAACAAGGAGACGGGCCGCGAGGTGGTGCTGTCGGAGCCGTTGAAGTGGGGGCAGCGGCTGACGCTTTTCGATGTGGCGGTGGAGTGGCATCGGGGGCGCTGGGAGGTGGCGTCGGTCGGTGCGCGGGTCCTGAACTCGAATGCGGTGGCGGAGGACGCGCGGATCACGGGGTTGCTGCGGGCCGAGCACCGGAAGGTCGTGGCGTATGTGAACCGGGTGATCGGCCGGTCCAAGGCGGAGATGACGGCGGCCGAGGCGCCGGTGAAGGATACGCCGGTATTGGACTTCATTGCTTTTGTGCAGGCGGAGGTGGTGCGTAAGGCGCTTGCGGGGTCGGCGTATGCGTCGTTGCCGGTGTTGTCGCAGGCGTCGTGTTTTTCGCGGACTGCGAGGGTGCCGGAGGGTGAGGTGACGATCCGGTCGATGGCGGCGTTGTATCCGTTCGACAACACGCTGGAGGCGAGGGTGTTGACGGGTGCGCAGGTGCGGGCGTATTTGGAGTTTTCGGCGCGGTATTACGTGCGGACGGCGGCCGGTGGTCCGGTGGATCCGTCGAAGGTCACGAATGCGGACGGTACGCCGGATTACAACTATGACGTGGTGAGCGGCGTCTCGTACGAGATCGATATCGCGAAGCCGGCGGGGCAGCGGATCGGGAAGCTGATGTTCGGCGGGAAGCCGTTGGATGATGCGGCGCGGTTCGTACTGGCGGTGAACAATTACCGGGCGAGTGGTGGCGGTAATTTCCCGCATGTGGCGGCCGCGGAGCAGGTGTGGTCGACGTCCGACGAGATCCGGAATTTGATCATCGGGTGGGTTCAGGAGAGTGGGCAGATCGATCCTGCCCGGTTCGCTTCGGTGGACTGGAAGCTGACGCGGGACGGGGTTCCGGTGTTCTGA